The following is a genomic window from Panthera uncia isolate 11264 chromosome B4, Puncia_PCG_1.0, whole genome shotgun sequence.
GGGGGGAATCCCAGATAAAGGGGTTAATAGGGGCACTAGGGTCTGCAAAAAAGACGAAAAAGACGgcatgagaaacagaaagaagtagaAGAGAGTGGAGTCAGAGAGGCTAAGGGAAAGGAGACTCTGCATTGACCAACTGTGTCACAGGCTAGAGGGtgagcaaatatttcttctttggactGAAGGTGACCTGCTCTTTTTGTCCTTTAGCTGGTGATaagagggggcaggagagagtgGTTTGGGGGAAGCACCCGGAGACTGTTACCTTAGGGATTCTGCAGCCTGCTGTGGTGGTCACTTTCTCTGGCTGGAAGAGGTCCCTTAGTTTTGCCTCAGACTGTTAAGAGGCACCTATCTGCTCTCCCACatgccctcccccaaccccccggGAAAAGTACCTGGCATTTTCGTCCATCCACGATCCTTAGATCTTCTTCAAACTCAACTCCCACATCAAATTCCAGAATGTAGTTGCGGAAGGTGCTGAGGGTCTTGACTATCACGTGGTTGCCCTGATGGTCAATCTCCTTGTCTGGCTTGAGCAGCAGTGCTATCTTCCGCAAGGCCATGCCGATGTCTGTGGGGGGCTAGCTCTTAGCAGGGGTCCCACCAGCCAGCCAGGAACTTCCCTCCTGCAGCAGTACCTTGGGGCTGTGAGCTTCCCTTTAGCTGGGTGTAAGACTAGAGATTGACTCTCCTACCAGTGCTCCTGGCTAGAAATGGATCCCAGCTCACCTGCCCCCACCTGAGCCTTTCCACAGCTTCTAACCCCAGCACTCCTCCTTCTCAgtgggacagagaggaaggaagggaaagggaaaaaggggagtgaatggggcctgggggaggggtgaggccaTTACTTAGGGCTTGCAGATAATGTTCCATGTTCTTCTGCGAGACAAAGCGGTAGTAGCCGGTGAGGTTGGGAGGCATTGTCTGGGCTGGCCAAGATGGAGATGGAAATTTCAGGAGAATATAGCAGACAGGATGAGGAGGGAGCAGATGTTGTCTGGCAGGTGAGGCTGAGAGACTCCAGACCagcctctacacacacacacacacacacacacacgcacgcacgcacgcacacacatacacacacacacacagaacactcTCGAACACAGAGGCTGCGTAAAGGTCTGTGCTTACCAGGGCTTTTATAGGGCTGGGCCCTGGTGCAATAAGAGCTCCTACCAgactttcccccctccccccatgatgAGTTTGGGACTGGTGCCTGCAGCCCGAGGGAGGGGTAGGAACTTGGCAGCTTTGTGCCTGACCTCGGCTTTTCCTGAGGAAGGAACCTGAAGTAGTATCTGGGGCTGTCTGTCATCCAAGACTTGACCCTTTTCGAAGGTCAGTTTTGGCTTCCAGCCCATTTCTGGCAGGTTTGGGAACTGTTCCAGAGCTCTGAGGGGGGCAGTCTCCCCTGGGAGAGGTCCAGTCCTGCtgtgtggtgggggcggggggagcttcCAGACTCATCCAGGGACGAGTTCTAACAATATCCTGAGATCCTGGGATTGAGTCAGGGATCCCGAAAGGTATGAGGGGGAAGAGGTGGGGAAAGAAGGGGTGACAGTCAGCTGGCCAGGAGCCACCGTGAAGAGAATTCTCCAGTGCTGCCTCCCACAACTCCCTCAGACAGCTTCACCGAGTTGGGGCCCCAACTCTGGACTCCAAACTCTTTGTCCAATAGTGCTCTTCCCAAGCAAAGAGAGGGTTGTCAGTGCGAGGTATTGGGTTCAAAGTCCAgagcagaaagtgagggaggagTTTGGTTAGCTATTTTGGAGAATTTTCTCCTCTTTAGCTTGGGACCCAGgggtttccctctccctctgaagTCACTGATGGAACCATCACCCCCCAGTTCCCAGCCTTTGGACAGCCTATGCTTACCAGATGTAGTCCCGTTGCTGGGGCTGCCTAAATTATTGTGTACCTcgcctccacccccatccccttctctctctctctctctctctctctctctctggggctgCCTAAATTATTGTGTACCTcgcctccacccccatccccttctctctctctctctctctctctctctctctctctctctccctctttctctctctctctctcagacctACCAACTTCCCTGGCTTCAGAATCAGCTGGATTGGTTCATCATGGTTTAAGGTGGgaaaagcagggagagggaggcagagagcctAGGCAATGGAAAAAAATCCTACCTGCTAGTGACTTGTTtccacaggtgtgtgtgtgtgtgtgtgttggggggtacACAAACAGCTCACTCTTCCTCCAGTCCCGGAACTCTTTCCACCTCCCTGCTGACCATCCCATGGTTTCCTCAGATACTGGGGCCAGAAACTGAAATGCTACAATCTCTCCGGTTTGGTCTGGGTTTTGCTTCACGGGCTCCCGGGAGGCACGCAGCAGGAACCAGCTGTTGGAAAGGGCTGTGAAAAGAGGTTAATGcagagctgctgctgctggtggtggtggtggtggtggtggtggtggggtgacGTGAATAGTGCCCCTCCTCGCCTCGCTCAGGTCTTCGTTGAcgtctccccttccctcccccgggCATCTAGCTTCTCGATTCTCCCAATGTCCCTCTTATTTCCCACCCCCTCTACGGCTTTCCagcttcctccccagcccccgcaGTTCCCTTGCGCCCGCAAATTGCAGTCTAGGGAAAAAGCCCTAACACATTCTCCCGCCCCTGCTCCCCAGTCCCATTGgctccctcccccgccctgcaGCACCTGGGCCCCCCCCCGCCACCCGATTGGCCAGCGACCCCATCAATCCTCGCCTGGCTGTGCTGACGTCATCCTGCAGTAGCGGGGATGGGTTGggaatgagggagagagtgaggacgCCCGGCTCCAGAGCAAACGAGAAGCCTCTGCAAGTCCCCCACCTCAGCCACCCGGGTTGAGGTCTGCCCAGGTCTGCTGTATGGACCAGTGTGGGCGGCAGGCTCTTTTCTGTCTGTGCCCTGCTGCCCCCTAGCTTCTCCCCCCCACTGCTTGGagagcccctgcctccctcccccaaggTGGAATCAGCCGGCTAGAGGCTCTCGGGGGAGAGCGAtcgcctggccctgccctgccctgcccacaccACACCATGACCCTGCTGCTGTTGCCCCTCTTGctggcctccctgctcccctccagcTCTTGTAACAAAGGtgagtgaggtgggggagggggccacTGAAAGAGGGGTATGGGGAGAGCAatgtgggggtaggggtgggcaggggctgtTGAAGCTATCGAACAAATGACAGGTGTGGGTTCTTGCcaccatcccccttcccacccgCTTTCTCGGAGCTGCCCCCTTCTCGGCCTCACATCCCCTTCCCCACACCATCCTCTCTGGTCTGTTTCTACCCATGTGCTTCTCTTGCTCCCGTTTAGTCCTCATTTCTATCCTGggttctctgcatcctcccccccccccccccctcaatttCACCCCGGGGAGCTATCTCAGGTCTCAGAAGGCCTTGCCCCTGGAGGGTAATGTACATCTCTGGGGGGTTCTCCGTTGTCACTGGGGTGTGCCCACACTAAGGGCGTGTGGCAGATCCATCTGGTTCATTTCCATCCCATCCTGGATGGAAACAGTTGCTTGCAGCAGCTCAGCAATTCGGAGCACGTATGTTTTGGCGTGTTCCTCTGTGTCCATACCCGGCATACAGCTGGGCTGAGGGTTACCAGAGCTGCCCTCTCTGGCAGACAGCAGATAAATTCAGCTGGGTGAGGCCGTCAGAGGGACGAGGGATGAGGGgcgaggggtgaggggagaggggctaagGCTCAGGTAGGTGGAGGAAAGCAGGCAAGGGCAAAAGTGGGTGTGTAGGGGGTGCCAGATGAGCGGTGAGAGGAAAAAGCTGAGGACGACGGACatgaggtgtgggaggggggtaAGAAGGAGATGGATGGAAGAGGGTAAAGGTGgaggcaaaaaaagagagaggattgaaagggacagaagagggggaaggggaagtcgaggaaggaagggcagggagccagcagcgagtgaaggaaaagaacacaagGAGAGTCTGTGGCcaagaggagaggagcagggagactGGGGGTGAGCTGTGGAGAAGGcgcccagccctggccctgcGGCACCACAACCCTTCCATCTTCAGGCTGTGGCTCCTCGCCTCAGTGTCTGACCTCAACCCAGCTTCTTAGCCTCCTGCCACTTCCTGTGCTGCCTTCTGAGCACCATCTTGtggcttcctcctctgcctttcGAGAAAGGGGTTCTGGTGGTCATCTGCTAGAAAGAGGCAGGCATTCCGATACCagaagcctttttcttttctttttttttttttttttgtggtgtagTTGGAGGAAAGACTGGAAGACAGGATTTTTTGCTCACCATGACATCCTGGGGAAGTTTCCTTTTggtgactcagtttccctctgATGATATGTCTTCTTCCACCCATGTTCCACTGATGGGCCATCATGAATGTGCTTTGGGAGTCTGGGGGCTGGCATGGTGGGATTAAATAAACGGTGGCAGCTGAGGTGGAGGTGATGTAGAAGGGAAGGGAGCACACTGTGCCTTCCCCAAGGCCCCTCACCGGGCTAGGCGGAGATCGGTCCCGGGGAGGAGACACGAGTGAGCTGAGTCTGGCAAGAGGTGGGGAAATCTAGAGGCTGAGTGAGTCCTGTATCCTTCCTGGCTTGGCTGGTGgttgaagggaagaaaggggtAAGCAAGAAGGAGGACTAACTCATGAGTCTGAATAAGAAGTGGGGGTCAGGGAGTGTGGGGTTTGGTGGCCTTGTGGGGGACGTAGCAATGTGCTGGCTGCGATTGTGCTCTCTTGGGTGTAGGGATGAGAGGCAGGCAGGAGATTTGTCATGTTTCTAGGCCAGCTCAATAATCCCTTAGGATGTCGGCTGTGCTGGGTCCGGTCATTTGGCATTGATTCCTCACCTCCATCCTTGCCCCTTTCTGTCCCCCTCCTTCTGtcctatatattttctcttctcttaggTTGGATGGATTTAGGCTGGGGCTTGGCTtggagaagggcagagtgaggggaTCAGGActgaaatgggggtgggggtggtggtggtggtggagaagATAAACACGCAGGATCTCAGGAAACGTCTagatcttttttctctaatctcaaCTCTGCCCTTTCCCAGGGCCTTCTGATGGCCCACCACTGCTCTCCGAATCTCCAGTCTCCACTCACTAGCACTTGAAATCCCTCAAGAAAATTCTTTACCCCCTGACCATGTTTCCCAGGGGAGATAgtggtcctcctcctcctcctcccccagggtAGGCTGTTGCCATGGAAACGGTCTATCCTGCCATGGGCAGAAGGCTGTGACATCCCACAGACCCTCTGACTCCTTTAATGCTGATTTCTTGACCTCAGCCCTTCCTCCTGCACGTGCTTCTGCAGAGGGTGGAAAGGGGGATAATAGTGGAGTGTAAGTGGGTCGGGGTTGTGCAGGAGTGGAGGGCCAGCTCACAGGTGcgtcctctcctctccctgggcgGGGGTCAGCCAACAAGCACAAGCCATGGATCGAGGCAGAATACCAGGGCATCGTCATGGAGAATGACAACACGGTCCTGCTGAACCCACCACTCTTTGCCCTGGACAAGGATGCTCCCCTGCGCTATGCAGGTAATTGGGGTTGGGTGATGGCAAGGTGGGTGGGACGGAGAAAAGTGGTTGGGCGGGCagagggtgaggtggggagaggggaggtcctgggagaggagagcagaggaagtggggaagaggcCTCGGCAAAGTGGTAGAAGTAGGCTTAAGGATGGTGGCTGAGTACAGGGAGCCAGAGAGAAGGACGCGGGCAGGCAGAGGTTAACTGCATCACGATTTGGTCAGATCTCAGACCCAGTAGCTCTGAGAGGCTGCAGCTTGGGGACGCTGGTGTTGGAGCTATATGTCTGATAATTAACACTGTCACACGTACAAGAGAAGGGACGGGGGTTTGGGAGGAGAGGCGAAGTGGAACGGAGGCGGGGAGGCTGGGCAGAAGGTGCTGGAAGTGGTGAAGGAGAAGGAGCctcatccctccttcccccccctgGGTCAGGTGAGATCTGTGGCTTCCGGCTCCATGGGTCTGGGGTGCCCTTTGAGGCCGTGATTCTGGACAAAGCAACCGGAGAAGGGCTGATCCGGGCCAAGGAGCCAGTGGACTGTGAGACCCAGAAGGAGCACACCTTCACCATCCAGGCCTACGACTGTGGCGAGGGCCCCGACGGGGCCAACACCAAGAAGTCCCACAAGTGAGGAGACCCTTGTCCCCTGCTTCCGGCTGCtgagccctccctgcccctcccaagccCCTCACCCTCCTCTGTCCATGCTGTCATTGAATACctaccccctcccctctctgttcATCGGGGTCTTTTCTTCCAGGAGCTTTCGCTCTAGGTGACAGAAACATGTAGAAGAACTCATGGGATCTAATCCTAGTTCTGCCTcttatgaccttgggcaacttacttaGCCTCCCTGGATCCGCTTTTACTTCTCTATAAGATGGGGCGAATGATGATCCTCCTTCCTTAGATTGCCGTGAAGAGTAAAGGTGATGGTTTATGTAAAAAGCAGGCACCACAGTGCCTGATGCACGGGAGAGGCTCAGTACATGGGtcatgaggaggaggaggggaacgaggaggaggaggatgagcaCATCAGCACACATCTGGatttcttccccctgccccaccagtCTGCAGCGCgtcccacactcacacactcatgaTGTACACATGCGCGATGCTAGGTGAGGGTGTGCAGGAAATGGCTCCGGCATGGCCAAGCCTGGGGCCCGAGACTCCTATGTCTATTCCCAGCCAGCTTCTCAtcagagaatgggagaaaggtTGGCAGTCAGGGTTCCTGGGCCGCTAAGAGGCACTGGTGGTAAACCGCAccttgtgactcagtttcccatTTGGAGATAGGACCCTGCCTCTGGGCCCTGGGTGCCTAGATCTTGGTGGGAGGCCGCGCTCCGCATGAAAGGCATAGCCCCAGGCCTGTCCACCCCATGGGCCCCGAGTAGGGGGGGTCGCACCTGTCAAACACgttgcacacatgtgcacagatgACAGCCCTCCGCTCACGCTCGTGTCGGATGACTTAATGGCTTTTATATAAATACCACTTCCCTTCCCCTGGttggttttaaagattttatttttaagtaatttctacacccaatgcggggctcgaactcacaaccccgacaccaagagttgaatgctccactgactgagccagccaggcgccccacccccagttgcttttaatttggcttttattctgtgtcttcctcggTTATCCCGTTGGATCTGATTGTTGTGGAGGAACAACCAGCTGGACGCAAAATTCTGTCTTAGCCCTTGTCTTAGCACCGAACCTATAGGACTCTGTACAGGAGTTCTCCAAGTCAGCTGAGGGTGTCCTCTGAGGTCGTCCTTTACCCCTGACATCAGTCACCCCTTCCTGTGTGGTGCCTGGTGCCCTGGAGGGTGGGATGAGCATGCCCACAGCCCTAGGCTCGGGACACACTGGCTCCTGTGTGCTCTGACTCCCTGTCTGCATTCCCCTCTTTGAGTTTTGAGGCCGGCTGACTCTTGCTTGTCCCTCCTTCTGCTTGGGTACCGTGCAGGGCGACTGTGCACGTGCGGGTCAATGACGTAAATGAGTTTGCCCCCGTGTTTGTGGAGCGGCTGTACCGCGCTGCGGTAACTGAGGGGAAGCTGTACGACCGCATTCTGCGGGTGGAAGCCATCGATGGTGACTGCTCCCCCCAGTACAGTCAGATCTGCTACTATGAGATCCTCACCCCCAACACGCCCTTCCTCATCGACAATGACGGTGAGTGCATCCCCTGCGGCCCCACCCCTGGGTGCCCACATCCCTCCGAACACCCCGGGGGCTGAACTCTCCACTTGTGTCCCTCAGATCCTCTTTCCACACCCGCCTTCCCAATGGAGAGCCTTTTTCCCCCAGATACCTCCTTCCCCGTCTTCCTGCTGCCTGATTCACCTGTTGCCCAATTGGCTCACGAgttctcccctttcctccctagCCTTTCCCCGGTGCACCTTACCCTCTTTGTCTTCCCCCCACACCTATCCCAGGAAACATCGAGAACACGGAGAAGCTGCAGTACAGTGGTGAGAGACTCTACAAGTTCACGGTGACAGCTTACGACTGCGGGAAGAAGCGGGCAGCGGATGATGCCGAGGTGGAGATCCAGGTGAAGCCCACCTGTAAACCCAGCTGGCAAGGTGAGGAGCTCCGCACTGTGCTGTCACCCATCTTGTAAATCATCTCTCACCTGGGTCTCCCTTTTGTCCCTTCTGACAATCACAGGGCTAGGTTAAGAGCCAGGGGAGAGAGATTTGGGGGCAGGCTTGCAGCTGTCTACCTTGGCTGTCTACCCAAGGGTGTCAGCGGACACGACAATGGCAGAATGGATAAGAGGggctgccttcctctctc
Proteins encoded in this region:
- the RBP5 gene encoding retinol-binding protein 5; amino-acid sequence: MPPNLTGYYRFVSQKNMEHYLQALNIGMALRKIALLLKPDKEIDHQGNHVIVKTLSTFRNYILEFDVGVEFEEDLRIVDGRKCQTIVTWEEEQLVCVQKGEVPNRGWRHWLEGEKLYLELTARDAVCEQVFRKVK